A stretch of Rhododendron vialii isolate Sample 1 chromosome 4a, ASM3025357v1 DNA encodes these proteins:
- the LOC131321932 gene encoding phenolic glucoside malonyltransferase 1-like: MAPSCKLKVLEHCKISPPPGKLPSTSLPLTFFDIPWLLFPPSQPLFFFQLPALSTTHFANSILPHLKRSLSLALQHFFPLAGTLATPPHPTAPHFVYAAADSSVSLTIAESSADFHHISGHQQRDVQEFHHLVPRLLRNETASYDPYLPCPILAVQVTVFPQCGICIGFSFRHVAADGRTFDNFLKSWASIFKMEPSLNKLLLPFTDRTVIQDPNGLGPILLNQWRSLESSQLDTDNCDGADLRDMVRATFVMGRSDMEKLKQQILTRSRKIFGLESGSMYLSPYVLTCAHIWVCLTKTQFSNIKTSLGEEPHYFGFIAGGIIRLGYPVPNTYLGNCVSFGRSDATGYELVGENGIVIAAKVIGETIEKLNGDVLGGVEDWISDWKELLRSDLHVTVTGSPKVNLYGLDFGWGRPKKIEEIAIDESRAVSLTESRDVEGGIEVGLVLPRAQMNAFGSIFRKGLNSDRLE, translated from the coding sequence atggcACCATCATGCAAGTTGAAGGTGCTTGAACACTGCAAAATCTCTCCACCACCAGGCAAACTTCCTTCAACTTCCCTCCCTCTCACCTTCTTCGACATACCATGGCTACTCTTCCCTCCAAGCCaacccctcttcttcttccaactCCCAGCTCTCTCCACCACCCACTTCGCAAACTCCATTCTCCCACACCTCAAGCGCTCCCTCTCCCTCGCCCTCCAACACTTCTTTCCGCTCGCCGGAACCCTCGCAACGCCACCGCACCCCACCGCCCCCCACTTCGTTTACGCCGCGGCCGACTCCTCGGTTTCCTTAACGATAGCCGAATCAAGTGCCGATTTCCACCACATTTCCGGTCACCAACAAAGGGACGTTCAAGAATTTCACCACTTGGTCCCCAGGCTACTACGAAACGAAACGGCGTCGTATGACCCATATTTACCGTGCCCAATTCTAGCTGTCCAAGTAACGGTGTTTCCCCAATGTGGGATTTGCATCGGGTTTTCGTTTCGCCACGTGGCGGCCGATGGTAGGACGTTCGATAACTTCCTGAAATCTTGGGCTTCCATTTTTAAAATGGAACCTAGCTTGAACAAGTTACTACTACCATTTACTGACAGGACGGTGATTCAAGACCCGAATGGGCTCGGACCGATTTTGTTGAACCAATGGCGGAGCCTTGAAAGTTCTCAACTGGATACGGACAACTGTGATGGAGCCGATTTACGAGACATGGTTCGGGCCACTTTTGTCATGGGTCGATCCGATATGGAGAAACTCAAACAACAGATCTTGACCCGGTCCAGGAAGATTTTTGGGTTGGAGTCGGGCTCGATGTATTTATCCCCATATGTGCTAACTTGTGCACACATATGGGTATGTTTGACCAAGACCCAATTTTCGAACATCAAGACAAGCTTGGGTGAAGAGCCGCATTATTTCGGTTTCATTGCGGGTGGGATAATCCGGTTGGGGTACCCGGTGCCCAATACGTACTTGGGTAATTGTGTATCGTTTGGCCGATCGGATGCAACGGGGTACGAGTTAGTGGGAGAAAATGGGATTGTGATCGCAGCAAAAGTGATAGGAGAGACAATTGAGAAGTTGAATGGGGATGTGTTGGGAGGTGTAGAGGATTGGATATCGGATTGGAAGGAGTTGTTGCGGTCGGACCTCCACGTGACGGTTACCGGGTCACCAAAGGTGAATCTGTATGGGTTGGATTTCGGGTGGGGCAGGCCGAAAAAGATAGAGGAAATCGCAATCGACGAGTCCCGTGCGGTTTCTCTTACGGAGAGTAGGGATGTGGAAGGTGGGATTGAGGTTGGTTTGGTCCTTCCCAGAGCCCAAATGAATGCCTTTGGTTCTATTTTCAGAAAAGGTCTGAATAGCGATCGGCTGGAGTAG